The following are encoded in a window of Manihot esculenta cultivar AM560-2 chromosome 8, M.esculenta_v8, whole genome shotgun sequence genomic DNA:
- the LOC110620735 gene encoding U-box domain-containing protein 9, translating to MAKTGGVLEVVPTTSLPNSAELKKELQRLVNAILDGEDFSLEITDEAIMLLTALKELKFEKSSDSLKLVDDTVLPDEFKCPISRKLMADPVVLATGQTYDRPSILQWLSTGHQTCPQTQQVLSHNVLTPNHLVREIITRWCKKHGLELPKPFGDSDGNFVAYAEGDHLNSLLEKMSSSLSDQKEAARELRLLTRTMPSFRALFGESSDAIPKLLCPLSFGRVDSHPDLQEDLITTILNLSIHDNNKQLVAENPLAIPLLIESLKSGTIETRSNAAAALFTLSGHDSNKISIGKAGALKPLIDLLEEGPTLAMKDAASAIFNLCIILENNGRAVQEGAVRVILKKIMDGILVDELLAILAMLATHQKAVEDMKELGAVGCLLSIIREGPSERNKENCAAILYTICLNDGTTCREIRDEENANHTISKLAENGTSRARRMANFILERLDRAA from the exons ATGGCGAAAACTGGGGGTGTTCTTGAAGTTGTTCCCACTACTTCTTTGCCAAACTCAGCTGAGTTGAAGAAGGAACTGCAGAGGCTCGTGAATGCAATTCTTGATGGGGAAGATTTTAGTCTGGAGATTACTGACGAGGCTATCATGTTATTGACTGCTTTGAAGGAACTGAAATTTGAGAAATCATCGGATTCTTTGAAGCTGGTGGATGATACGGTTCTTCCTGATGAATTTAAATGCCCCATTTCAAGAAAACTCATGGCTGACCCTGTCGTCTTGGCTACTGGGCAG ACTTATGATCGGCCATCTATCCTGCAATGGCTAAGTACTGGGCACCAGACATGTCCTCAAACTCAGCAAGTCCTCTCCCATAATGTGCTTACCCCTAATCACTTGGTGCGAGAAATAATTACACGCTGGTGCAAGAAGCATGGACTTGAGCTCCCCAAGCCTTTCGGGGATAGTGATGGCAATTTTGTTGCTTATGCAGAAGGAGACCACTTGAATTCACTTCTTGAAAAGATGTCTTCTTCACTCTCTGATCAAAAAGAAGCTGCAAGAGAGCTTCGTCTGCTAACTAGAACGATGCCATCATTTCGGGCCCTTTTTGGTGAGTCCAGTGATGCCATTCCCAAATTACTGTGTCCACTATCGTTCGGCAGAGTGGATTCTCACCCTGATCTCCAAGAGGATTTGATTACAACAATTTTGAACCTCTCTATTCATGACAATAACAAGCAACTGGTTGCAGAAAATCCACTTGCCATTCCTCTGCTTATTGAATCTCTGAAATCAGGAACTATAGAAACAAGAAGTAATGCAGCAGCAGCTCTATTTACCCTATCAGGTCATGATTCAAACAAGATTTCTATTGGGAAAGCAGGTGCTCTAAAACCTCTGATTGACCTTTTAGAGGAAGGGCCTACATTAGCCATGAAGGATGCTGCATCGGCAATATTCAACCTATGCATTATCCTCGAGAATAATGGGAGAGCAGTCCAGGAAGGGGCAGTGAGGGTGATCCTGAAAAAGATAATGGATGGCATACTTGTCGATGAGTTGCTTGCTATTCTTGCTATGCTTGCTACCCATCAGAAGGCTGTTGAGGATATGAAGGAGCTTGGTGCTGTGGGTTGCTTGCTCAGCATTATCAGGGAGGGACCTTCTGAACGCAACAAGGAGAACTGTGCAGCAATCCTATACACAATCTGTCTAAATGATGGAACTACATGCAGGGAGATAAGAGATGAAGAAAATGCCAACCATACAATTTCAAAACTTGCTGAAAATGGTACTTCAAGAGCCAGGAGAATGGCCAACTTTATTCTCGAGAGGCTAGATAGAGCTGCTTGA